One Myxococcales bacterium genomic region harbors:
- a CDS encoding CDP-alcohol phosphatidyltransferase family protein, with protein MPVEYSVEDRSILLPWYKKAVVDPVVRRLPATLHPNTITHAGHLLNLLGLAAVIAVHPRGPSAVYLIPAITLHLYNLCDNADGAHARRTKQTSPLGELLDHGLDLLNVAYIAALSALAIGASPLGSVAMVAAVTGAAAAVYWEQAETGVFQLGLLNQVEATFVLSGVLVTAAIVGPEAIGAVHVGPIALRDGVAFTVVVGAIAGVLHGGLRVHRRRGNLAPFVTLVAFGLTAVLAVATSTLGWPIGAALAATGYVFLGIRSLTLRMRGRKPLRETGVLVLVAVLGACIVWGKTGADVARVASVASVAGALALLALSLVHARRGLAAATGRS; from the coding sequence ATGCCCGTCGAATACTCCGTCGAGGATCGCTCGATCCTCCTGCCCTGGTACAAGAAGGCCGTGGTCGACCCGGTGGTTCGCAGGCTGCCGGCGACCCTCCACCCGAACACGATCACGCACGCAGGACACCTCCTGAACCTGCTCGGGCTCGCCGCCGTGATCGCCGTTCATCCGCGCGGGCCGAGCGCCGTGTACCTGATCCCGGCGATCACGCTCCACCTCTACAACCTCTGCGACAACGCCGACGGCGCTCACGCGCGGCGCACCAAGCAGACCTCACCGCTCGGTGAGCTGCTCGATCACGGGCTCGATCTCCTCAACGTGGCCTACATCGCCGCGCTCTCGGCGCTCGCCATCGGCGCGAGCCCGCTCGGGAGCGTCGCGATGGTCGCCGCCGTGACGGGCGCGGCGGCCGCGGTGTACTGGGAGCAGGCCGAGACCGGCGTCTTCCAGCTCGGCCTCTTGAACCAAGTCGAGGCCACGTTCGTGCTCTCGGGTGTGCTCGTCACCGCCGCGATCGTCGGGCCCGAGGCCATCGGCGCGGTGCACGTCGGCCCGATCGCGCTCCGCGACGGGGTGGCCTTCACCGTCGTGGTCGGAGCGATCGCCGGCGTCCTTCATGGGGGGCTGCGCGTGCACCGGCGACGCGGAAACCTCGCACCGTTCGTGACGCTCGTCGCCTTCGGGCTCACCGCGGTCCTGGCCGTGGCGACCTCGACGTTGGGGTGGCCAATCGGCGCCGCGCTGGCCGCGACGGGCTACGTCTTCTTGGGGATCCGAAGCCTCACGCTGCGCATGCGCGGGCGAAAGCCGCTCCGCGAGACCGGGGTGCTCGTGCTCGTCGCCGTGCTCGGCGCGTGCATCGTGTGGGGCAAAACGGGGGCCGACGTCGCCCGAGTCGCGTCCGTGGCGAGCGTCGCCGGGGCCCTCGCGCTGCTCGCCCTCTCCCTCGTCCACGCACGACGAGGCCTCGCCGCCGCCACCGGGCGGAGCTGA
- a CDS encoding nuclear transport factor 2 family protein: MKTPTEVAQAQLDAYNAQDLDAHVAYFGDDVRVADLNGAVTIEGIEAYRARYAKVFAEFPENKAVLVNRITIGNVVIDHERVSRSPSATPFEVAAIYTISDGKIRRVDFVK; this comes from the coding sequence ATGAAGACCCCGACCGAAGTCGCCCAAGCCCAGCTCGACGCCTACAACGCCCAAGACCTCGACGCTCACGTTGCGTACTTCGGCGACGACGTGAGGGTGGCCGACTTGAACGGCGCGGTGACGATCGAGGGGATCGAGGCCTACCGCGCGCGCTACGCCAAAGTCTTCGCCGAGTTCCCCGAGAACAAAGCGGTGCTCGTGAACCGGATCACGATCGGGAACGTGGTCATCGACCACGAGCGCGTCTCCCGGAGCCCGTCCGCGACCCCGTTCGAGGTCGCTGCGATCTACACGATTTCGGACGGAAAGATTCGGCGCGTCGACTTCGTGAAGTGA
- a CDS encoding methyltransferase domain-containing protein gives MHGTIEKVSGTYDYARLDASGEGERAAARMEARALEPASQGLFEALVAPYLEPSPRSVLELGAGPGALARRIVAARDGTRVVATDKSDVMLRVAERLAALAPGRERLTFARWAVEEAIPAGVEGPHDLVVSSVMVPYLDDATLLSLLTKLRAVLAPRGRLLFVEQDLQTVSLHHERYSEVRELFVRTGERSLAFVPLRLRRLMREAGYRPLPVRSHLWQSTVFGPYLRDLISRAADEALAAGRIDAGRALAIVSELESASATGDFLYGLVYHAMAAEVA, from the coding sequence ATGCACGGAACGATCGAGAAGGTGAGCGGCACGTACGACTACGCTCGGCTCGACGCCTCCGGGGAGGGCGAGCGGGCCGCGGCACGTATGGAGGCGCGCGCGCTCGAGCCGGCTTCCCAAGGGCTCTTCGAGGCGCTCGTGGCCCCCTACCTCGAGCCCTCCCCGCGGTCCGTGCTCGAGCTCGGGGCGGGGCCGGGCGCGCTCGCCCGTCGCATCGTCGCGGCGCGGGACGGCACGCGTGTGGTCGCGACCGACAAGAGCGACGTGATGCTCCGTGTGGCGGAGCGGCTGGCTGCCCTCGCGCCGGGTCGAGAGCGGCTCACGTTCGCTCGGTGGGCCGTCGAAGAGGCGATTCCCGCTGGGGTGGAGGGCCCGCACGACCTCGTCGTGTCGTCCGTCATGGTGCCCTACCTCGACGACGCGACGCTCCTCTCCCTGCTCACGAAGCTGCGCGCCGTGCTCGCTCCGCGGGGGAGGCTCCTCTTCGTGGAGCAAGATCTCCAGACCGTGAGCCTGCACCACGAGAGGTACTCCGAGGTGCGCGAGCTCTTCGTGCGAACGGGGGAGCGTTCGCTCGCGTTCGTGCCGCTACGTCTCCGCAGGCTCATGCGCGAGGCCGGATATCGGCCACTTCCCGTGCGGTCACATCTTTGGCAATCGACCGTGTTCGGGCCATACCTACGGGACTTGATCTCGCGCGCGGCCGACGAGGCCCTCGCTGCCGGGAGGATCGACGCGGGGCGCGCTCTCGCGATCGTCTCGGAGCTCGAGAGCGCGAGCGCCACGGGGGATTTTCTCTACGGGCTCGTGTACCACGCCATGGCCGCCGAGGTGGCCTGA
- a CDS encoding DUF1592 domain-containing protein has translation MRAKTISTSSLALVLTAALGLGSCKSDTPEAPPAPLETGPAGPATPFPGGAQRLTRLHYQNAIRDIFGPEIVVPTALEPDLAVEGFESVGATGSTVSARGIEQYEAAAQAIAKQVTGDPKLFARVATCAPKGPDDVACARAMLARLGERAYRRPLTEPELVKLIGAVGSAAKTLGSFEKGAFYGISAILQSPYFLYRPVVGEPDPENPGKLRYTPFELASRLSFFLWNTIPDDALLEAAKTGKLSTHDDVAIQVTRMLASPKAREGLRSFVREWLRLGDLDLLQKDTKIFTTYSSDLGAMAREETLRMFEDIAFDRDTDARDIMTTRRTFVTPKLASMYQVPAPSATGFAPVELPEKPARRGLLGQISFLSLYSHPTSTSATLRGKFVREKLLCAIIPPPPVNLNTALPEPTESAKTLRERVKIHFAEPSCAACHSAMDPIGLGLEQFDGIGKFRTKENGVVIDPSGELDGKAFADAASLGQAIHDDPAFPACITRKMFVYATGSSPSPDLVPTTDALNERFVASGYKLKVLMATIAQSRAFRAFVPH, from the coding sequence GTGCGCGCGAAAACCATCTCCACGTCGTCCCTGGCGCTGGTGCTCACCGCGGCCCTCGGGCTCGGGTCCTGCAAGAGCGACACCCCCGAGGCGCCCCCGGCTCCGCTCGAGACGGGCCCTGCCGGCCCGGCCACCCCCTTCCCCGGGGGAGCGCAGCGCCTCACGAGGCTCCACTACCAAAATGCCATTCGGGACATCTTCGGTCCCGAGATCGTCGTGCCCACCGCGCTCGAGCCCGATCTCGCCGTCGAGGGGTTCGAGTCGGTCGGGGCGACCGGGAGCACGGTGTCCGCGCGGGGGATCGAGCAATACGAGGCCGCCGCCCAAGCGATCGCCAAACAGGTGACGGGAGATCCGAAGCTCTTCGCTCGCGTGGCGACGTGCGCTCCGAAGGGCCCCGACGACGTCGCCTGCGCGCGCGCCATGCTCGCGAGGCTCGGAGAGAGAGCCTACCGGCGGCCCCTCACGGAGCCCGAGCTCGTCAAGCTCATCGGCGCGGTGGGCTCGGCGGCCAAGACGCTCGGCTCGTTCGAAAAGGGCGCGTTCTACGGCATTTCGGCCATTCTCCAGTCGCCTTACTTTCTATACAGGCCTGTTGTGGGCGAGCCGGATCCCGAGAACCCCGGCAAGCTCCGCTACACGCCGTTCGAGCTCGCGAGCCGGCTCTCGTTCTTCTTGTGGAACACCATCCCCGACGATGCGCTCCTCGAGGCCGCCAAGACGGGCAAGCTCTCGACCCACGACGACGTGGCGATTCAGGTCACCCGCATGCTGGCCTCGCCCAAGGCGCGCGAAGGCCTTCGGAGCTTCGTCCGTGAGTGGCTGAGGCTCGGTGACCTCGACCTCCTCCAGAAGGACACCAAAATCTTCACCACGTACTCGTCGGACCTCGGCGCCATGGCGCGCGAGGAGACGCTGCGCATGTTCGAGGACATCGCGTTCGATCGCGACACCGACGCGCGCGACATCATGACGACGCGGCGCACGTTCGTCACCCCGAAGCTCGCGTCGATGTACCAAGTGCCGGCTCCCTCGGCGACGGGCTTCGCTCCCGTGGAGCTGCCCGAAAAACCGGCGCGGCGCGGGCTTCTCGGCCAAATCTCCTTTCTTTCGCTCTATTCGCATCCGACGTCGACGAGCGCCACGCTGCGCGGCAAGTTCGTCCGCGAGAAGCTCCTCTGCGCCATCATCCCGCCGCCCCCGGTCAACCTGAATACGGCCCTCCCCGAGCCCACCGAGTCGGCCAAGACGCTGCGGGAGCGCGTGAAGATCCACTTCGCCGAGCCGAGCTGCGCGGCGTGCCACTCGGCCATGGACCCCATCGGCCTCGGGCTCGAGCAGTTCGACGGCATCGGGAAGTTTCGCACCAAAGAGAACGGCGTCGTCATCGATCCGAGCGGCGAGCTCGACGGAAAGGCCTTCGCGGACGCGGCCTCCCTCGGCCAAGCCATCCACGACGATCCGGCCTTCCCCGCGTGCATCACGCGGAAGATGTTCGTGTACGCGACCGGCTCGAGCCCGAGCCCCGACCTCGTCCCCACGACGGACGCCCTGAACGAGCGGTTCGTGGCCTCGGGCTACAAGCTCAAGGTGCTCATGGCCACCATCGCCCAGAGCCGCGCCTTCCGCGCGTTCGTGCCCCACTGA
- a CDS encoding DUF1552 domain-containing protein, which yields MKKRFDRRTVLRGVVAGGLVTLGLPFLEIFRGEREAKAAPDALPKRFGMFFWGNGVLPDLWVPKATGANYTLSPTLEALAPHKAKLSVVSGMKVPIVNAVPHLSGPVGFFTGSPGAKHDPGAFAAPTIDQVIANVVGQDSRFRSLEVAVQPGTTGLSHNGPNSPNPAESSPAALFQRVFGPEFVKPGSNAAPSPTLALRKSVLDAVTDDTKRLRETLGATDKARLERHLDGVRSLELRIRKLQESPPNLAACNVPTAPKDDYPSEAGRVPMSEISRAMVDTLAMALACDQTRVFSFWFSHPVNNTLFPGAPSGHHQLTHDEPGAQPEVAKILQQIMGELAYMLKAFDAIPEGDGTLLDHVALLATSDCNYGRQHTLDDYPILLAGSCNGALKTGAHHRAAGDSTSKLALTLCRAMGLDLGAFGTGEGQATVGFSPVEA from the coding sequence ATGAAGAAGCGATTCGACCGACGTACCGTGCTTCGTGGCGTAGTGGCCGGGGGCCTCGTCACCCTGGGGCTCCCCTTCCTCGAGATCTTCCGCGGAGAGCGCGAGGCCAAGGCCGCCCCCGACGCCCTCCCCAAGCGCTTCGGCATGTTCTTCTGGGGCAACGGGGTGTTGCCCGACCTGTGGGTGCCCAAGGCGACAGGTGCGAACTACACACTTTCGCCCACCCTCGAGGCGCTCGCGCCGCACAAGGCCAAGCTGTCCGTCGTGTCGGGCATGAAGGTGCCTATCGTGAACGCCGTACCGCACCTCTCGGGACCGGTGGGCTTCTTCACGGGCTCTCCGGGCGCCAAACACGATCCTGGCGCCTTCGCGGCGCCCACCATCGATCAGGTGATCGCCAACGTCGTCGGGCAAGATTCCCGATTTCGTTCACTCGAGGTGGCCGTGCAACCCGGCACGACGGGCCTCTCGCACAACGGACCGAACAGCCCGAACCCGGCCGAGAGCTCGCCGGCGGCGCTCTTTCAACGTGTGTTCGGCCCCGAGTTCGTGAAGCCGGGGAGCAACGCGGCGCCGAGCCCGACGCTCGCGCTCCGCAAGAGCGTGCTCGACGCCGTGACCGACGACACGAAGCGCCTCCGGGAGACGTTGGGCGCGACCGACAAGGCCCGCCTCGAGCGGCACCTCGACGGTGTCCGCTCCCTCGAGCTCCGCATTCGCAAGCTCCAAGAGTCGCCGCCGAACCTCGCCGCGTGCAACGTACCCACGGCCCCCAAAGACGACTACCCGAGCGAGGCGGGGCGCGTGCCCATGTCCGAGATCTCCCGCGCGATGGTCGACACGCTGGCCATGGCCCTCGCGTGCGATCAGACCCGGGTCTTTAGCTTTTGGTTTTCGCACCCGGTGAACAACACGCTCTTCCCCGGGGCCCCGTCGGGCCACCACCAGCTCACCCACGACGAGCCCGGGGCTCAACCGGAAGTCGCGAAAATCCTTCAACAAATCATGGGTGAGCTCGCCTACATGCTCAAGGCCTTCGACGCCATCCCGGAGGGCGACGGCACGCTGCTCGACCACGTCGCCCTGCTCGCCACCTCGGACTGCAACTACGGGCGCCAGCACACGCTCGACGACTACCCGATCCTCTTGGCGGGCTCGTGCAACGGGGCGCTCAAGACGGGCGCGCACCACCGCGCGGCAGGCGACAGCACGAGCAAGCTCGCCCTCACGCTCTGCCGGGCCATGGGCCTCGACCTCGGCGCGTTCGGGACGGGAGAGGGCCAAGCGACCGTAGGCTTCTCTCCCGTCGAGGCATGA
- a CDS encoding alkaline phosphatase D family protein: MRASLRPLLALATLVSTLGTAASACGSTDDVPDPDAGSAPDASEGDTSTTPPRPDASADTSVPPDASPTGLVPVPAPPKPTFPATIGTLSVTLRTATAAASDTNDPLEVCLNETRCFQLNLRDVDDFRLGGADTYHFEGVNLPRSEVDRVVLRTRSPAGANNDRYTPACLDLRFDGEPVYCNDQLGGVHIGTGSTAGETMSYRDPVGLRNVCTTCLPSKLPAGPVLGAPGDTSTRVWVRTDATRQVGLFVSESPDGSGAVPMAWAAPAPENDFTAILEPKGLTPGRTYAYRVSVDGATTEPFRPLKTAPPSASKVRLGMGSCARDEAQPIYQAIAGQNLDLFLFLGDNHYGNTPYVEAHRWQYRKLDALTARRGLLSLVPSLSTWDDHDFVANNSDGACGGREDALRAFKEAWPNPSFGLPQTPGVFTRSRFGPVEVVLADCRYHRPRIDDPERRCTLDGASPSTDTASGLLGAAQFSWLTDSLAASTAPFKIVACGSLFTGNSVDSWASFPAARDRLFAELAAKKIPGVVLASGDIHRSEIRVTPRASGYPLTELVSSPMAQYPMASEPGRTVCNGTDARRRFCYPWDSFITVEADGSLPDPTLVAIVRDENGVEKYRHTLRRSELQ, from the coding sequence ATGCGCGCTTCCCTTCGGCCCCTCCTCGCCCTCGCCACGCTCGTCTCCACGCTCGGCACCGCGGCCTCCGCGTGTGGCTCGACGGACGACGTCCCGGATCCCGACGCGGGCTCCGCGCCCGACGCGAGCGAAGGAGACACGTCGACGACACCTCCGCGGCCCGACGCGAGCGCCGACACCTCGGTCCCACCCGACGCGAGCCCGACGGGTCTCGTGCCCGTACCTGCGCCTCCCAAGCCGACCTTCCCGGCGACCATCGGCACGCTCTCGGTCACGCTGCGCACGGCGACGGCCGCGGCCTCCGACACGAACGACCCGCTCGAGGTGTGCCTGAACGAGACGCGCTGTTTTCAGCTGAACTTGCGCGACGTCGACGACTTTCGCCTCGGCGGAGCCGACACGTACCACTTCGAGGGCGTGAACTTGCCGCGGTCCGAGGTGGACCGCGTCGTCTTGCGGACTCGGTCGCCCGCGGGCGCCAACAACGACCGCTATACGCCGGCGTGCCTCGATCTCCGCTTCGACGGTGAACCTGTATACTGCAACGATCAGCTCGGCGGCGTGCACATCGGCACGGGCTCCACCGCCGGCGAGACGATGTCGTACCGCGACCCCGTGGGTCTCCGGAACGTGTGCACGACGTGCCTTCCCTCGAAGCTGCCGGCCGGCCCCGTGCTCGGCGCGCCCGGAGACACCTCGACGCGTGTGTGGGTGCGCACGGACGCGACGCGCCAGGTGGGGCTCTTCGTCTCGGAGAGCCCTGACGGCTCGGGCGCCGTACCGATGGCCTGGGCCGCGCCCGCACCCGAGAACGACTTCACGGCCATCCTCGAGCCCAAGGGGCTCACGCCCGGCCGCACCTACGCCTACCGTGTCTCGGTCGACGGGGCGACGACCGAGCCCTTTCGTCCTCTCAAGACCGCGCCCCCATCGGCGAGCAAGGTGCGCCTCGGCATGGGCTCGTGCGCGCGAGACGAGGCGCAGCCCATCTACCAGGCGATCGCGGGCCAAAACCTCGATCTTTTCCTCTTCCTCGGGGACAACCACTACGGAAATACGCCGTACGTCGAGGCGCATCGCTGGCAGTACCGAAAGCTCGACGCCCTCACCGCCCGCAGGGGCCTCCTGTCGCTCGTGCCCTCCCTCTCCACGTGGGACGATCACGACTTCGTCGCCAACAACTCCGACGGCGCGTGCGGCGGGCGCGAGGACGCGCTTCGCGCCTTCAAAGAGGCTTGGCCCAACCCTTCGTTCGGGCTCCCTCAGACGCCCGGGGTCTTCACGCGCTCGCGCTTCGGCCCCGTCGAGGTCGTGCTCGCAGACTGCCGCTACCACAGGCCGCGCATCGACGATCCGGAGCGGCGCTGCACGCTCGACGGCGCATCCCCTTCGACCGACACGGCCTCCGGCCTCCTCGGCGCCGCGCAGTTCTCGTGGCTCACCGACTCGCTCGCGGCCTCCACGGCGCCCTTCAAGATCGTCGCGTGCGGCAGCCTCTTCACCGGAAACTCGGTCGACTCGTGGGCGAGCTTCCCCGCGGCGCGGGATCGCCTCTTCGCCGAGCTCGCCGCGAAGAAGATCCCGGGCGTCGTGCTCGCGAGCGGCGACATCCACAGGAGCGAGATTCGTGTCACGCCGCGGGCGAGCGGCTACCCTCTGACCGAGCTCGTGTCCTCACCCATGGCCCAATACCCGATGGCCTCCGAGCCCGGGCGCACCGTGTGCAACGGCACCGACGCGCGACGGCGCTTCTGCTACCCGTGGGACTCGTTCATCACCGTCGAGGCCGACGGCTCGCTCCCCGACCCGACGCTCGTCGCGATCGTTCGTGACGAGAACGGCGTCGAGAAGTACCGCCACACGCTGCGCCGCTCCGAGCTCCAGTAG